A stretch of Amycolatopsis balhimycina FH 1894 DNA encodes these proteins:
- a CDS encoding GDSL-type esterase/lipase family protein: MKPILLAALLAAGLLVPAGTADAAVTYPGLAAAFDNASTSPAASPAAADIDGFGHSLVAEDLTAAGWDRGRVVTVDGAQLRLPAAAPGTPDNVVADGQRVRGRFTGAALSFLVTSTGAGTEGTGQLEYADGHVQDFRLGAPDWIVGPSSRLTVAFPHWNTPDGPGAVPAKLYTVSVPLDASVPVTAVTLPKTGSGGRLHVFSLGTRPAAGPWTATWATATDDGLAAGPWTERTLRMVEHTSRGGTQVRIRLDNAYDPGPLTVGHATIAVRSVGAVPVRTPVTLTFGGRREAALPAGGQAVSDPLPFSVPAGADLLASLYLKGTVTNAPLHSVALQEMYTTADGTGDHAGDGVAFPTAGTFGFWTILSGIDLTGPGGTGTVVAFGDSITDGWSSTPNTNSRWPDFLARRLPGRAVVNEGISGNRILQDAFSGLPDGRTAGVNALARLNHDLISQTGVRTAIVLEGINDINSGTSAEDVIAGLKEIAAELHAAHVRVLAGTLIPIKGCSCSSDAHMAARNQVNAFIRGNGGVFDGWADFDAAVRDPADPETMRAVYDSGDHLHPSDAGYAAMAAAVPPGRL; the protein is encoded by the coding sequence TTGAAGCCGATCCTGCTCGCCGCACTGCTGGCCGCCGGTCTCCTCGTCCCGGCCGGGACGGCGGACGCCGCCGTCACCTACCCCGGCCTCGCCGCCGCCTTCGACAACGCGAGCACCAGCCCGGCCGCGTCGCCGGCCGCCGCGGACATCGACGGCTTCGGGCACAGCCTCGTCGCCGAAGACCTCACCGCCGCGGGCTGGGACCGCGGCCGGGTCGTCACCGTCGACGGCGCGCAGCTGCGGCTGCCCGCCGCCGCACCGGGGACGCCGGACAACGTCGTCGCCGACGGCCAGCGCGTCCGCGGCCGCTTCACCGGCGCGGCGCTGTCCTTTCTCGTGACGAGCACCGGCGCCGGAACCGAAGGCACCGGGCAGCTCGAGTACGCCGACGGGCACGTCCAGGACTTCCGGCTGGGCGCGCCCGACTGGATCGTCGGGCCGAGCAGCCGGCTGACCGTGGCGTTCCCGCACTGGAACACCCCGGACGGCCCGGGTGCGGTCCCCGCCAAGCTCTACACCGTCTCGGTCCCGCTCGACGCTAGCGTCCCGGTCACCGCCGTCACCCTGCCGAAGACCGGCTCGGGCGGCCGGCTGCACGTCTTTTCGCTCGGCACCCGGCCTGCGGCCGGTCCCTGGACGGCGACCTGGGCCACGGCGACGGACGACGGGCTCGCCGCCGGGCCGTGGACCGAGCGGACCCTGCGGATGGTCGAGCACACCAGCCGCGGTGGCACCCAGGTGCGGATCCGGCTGGACAACGCCTACGACCCCGGGCCGCTGACCGTCGGCCACGCGACCATCGCGGTCCGGAGCGTCGGCGCGGTTCCGGTCCGCACGCCGGTGACGCTCACCTTCGGCGGGCGGCGCGAAGCCGCGCTGCCCGCGGGCGGCCAGGCGGTCAGCGACCCGCTGCCGTTCTCCGTGCCCGCCGGCGCGGACCTGCTGGCGAGCCTGTACCTGAAGGGCACCGTCACCAATGCGCCCCTGCACAGCGTCGCCCTGCAGGAGATGTACACGACGGCCGACGGCACCGGGGACCACGCGGGCGACGGCGTCGCGTTCCCGACGGCGGGCACGTTCGGCTTCTGGACGATCCTGTCCGGGATCGACCTGACCGGCCCGGGCGGCACCGGCACCGTCGTCGCGTTCGGCGACTCCATCACCGACGGCTGGTCGTCCACTCCGAACACGAACAGCCGGTGGCCGGACTTCCTGGCCCGGCGCCTGCCGGGCCGCGCCGTCGTCAACGAAGGCATCTCCGGCAACCGGATCCTGCAGGACGCCTTCAGCGGCCTCCCCGACGGCCGGACAGCCGGCGTCAACGCACTGGCCCGGCTGAACCACGACCTGATCAGCCAGACCGGGGTGCGGACGGCGATCGTCCTCGAAGGCATCAACGACATCAACAGCGGCACGAGCGCCGAGGATGTCATCGCCGGGCTGAAGGAGATCGCCGCCGAGCTGCACGCCGCCCACGTCCGGGTGCTCGCCGGCACGCTCATCCCGATCAAGGGGTGCAGCTGCAGCAGCGACGCGCACATGGCGGCGCGCAACCAGGTCAACGCCTTCATCCGCGGCAACGGCGGGGTGTTCGACGGCTGGGCCGACTTCGACGCCGCCGTCCGCGACCCGGCGGATCCGGAGACGATGCGTGCCGTCTACGACTCCGGTGACCACCTCCACCCGAGTGACGCGGGCTACGCCGCCATGGCCGCGGCCGTCCCGCCCGGCCGGCTGTGA
- a CDS encoding ABC transporter ATP-binding protein, translated as MIEAHQLTKRYGEKTAVDHLDFTVRPGTVTGFLGPNGAGKSTTMRMVIGLDAPTGGTVRVNGRRYDRHAAPLQEVGALLEAKSIHPGRSAFDHLLAQAHTHGIPRRRVAEVIELTGLQSVAKKRAGGFSLGMGQRLGIAAALLGDPATVMLDEPVNGLDPEGVLWIRNLLTGLAADGRTVFVSSHLMSEMALVAEHLVVVGRGRLLADTTVADLVREAGGDTVKVATADPARLREVLAGPGVEITGQAGSEELQVTGLSARAIGIKAAQHGVALFELTARTVSLEQAFMDLTRDAVEYHGTTTNVETIRSAA; from the coding sequence ATGATCGAGGCACACCAGCTCACGAAACGGTACGGGGAGAAAACCGCGGTCGACCACCTGGACTTCACCGTCCGGCCGGGGACCGTCACCGGCTTCCTGGGCCCGAACGGCGCGGGCAAGTCCACCACGATGCGGATGGTCATCGGGCTGGACGCCCCGACCGGTGGCACCGTCCGCGTCAACGGCCGCCGCTACGACCGGCACGCCGCCCCGCTGCAGGAGGTCGGGGCGCTGCTGGAGGCCAAGTCGATCCACCCCGGCCGGTCCGCGTTCGACCACCTGCTGGCCCAGGCCCACACCCACGGGATCCCGCGACGGCGGGTGGCCGAGGTGATCGAGCTGACCGGGCTGCAGTCCGTGGCGAAGAAGCGGGCCGGCGGGTTCTCCCTCGGCATGGGCCAGCGCCTGGGCATCGCCGCCGCGCTGCTGGGCGACCCGGCGACGGTGATGCTCGACGAGCCGGTCAACGGCCTGGACCCCGAGGGCGTCCTCTGGATCCGCAACCTGCTCACCGGGCTCGCCGCCGACGGGCGCACGGTCTTCGTGTCCTCGCACCTGATGTCCGAGATGGCGCTGGTCGCGGAGCACCTCGTCGTCGTCGGCCGCGGCCGGCTGCTCGCCGACACCACCGTGGCCGACCTGGTCCGCGAGGCCGGCGGCGACACGGTGAAGGTGGCCACCGCCGACCCGGCCCGGCTGCGCGAGGTCCTGGCCGGACCGGGCGTCGAGATCACCGGCCAGGCCGGCTCCGAAGAACTGCAGGTGACCGGTCTGTCCGCGCGGGCAATCGGGATCAAGGCCGCCCAGCACGGCGTCGCGCTGTTCGAACTCACCGCGCGGACGGTCTCCCTGGAGCAGGCGTTCATGGACCTGACCAGGGACGCCGTCGAGTACCACGGCACCACCACGAACGTCGAGACGATCCGGAGCGCCGCATGA
- a CDS encoding ABC transporter permease, with translation MSTVVESPAGVEQPVRPAYRVTGPRVLRSEWTKLWSLRSTWITLGLGLVFLVAFGLIAAAQFKSRPMDEDFAHATAVSLALFGLNFAQLALGVLGVLVTAGEYSTGMIRSTLAAVPRRLPVLWSKSAVFGLVALVAGLVGAFITFVIAGGIVSGTPAAMTLADAGVVRSLLGAGLYLGLVGVIGTALGALLRSVAGGIAMLVGALMLIPGLMSLLPASWQNNIGPYLPSNAGQAMFALTHDSTSLSPTAGLVVSLGWTVLALAGAAYRLKRTDA, from the coding sequence ATGAGCACCGTTGTCGAGTCCCCGGCCGGTGTCGAGCAGCCGGTCCGCCCGGCCTACCGGGTGACCGGGCCCCGGGTCCTGCGCTCGGAGTGGACGAAACTGTGGTCGCTGCGCTCCACGTGGATCACCCTCGGCCTCGGCCTGGTGTTCCTGGTCGCCTTCGGCCTGATCGCGGCCGCGCAGTTCAAGTCCCGGCCGATGGACGAGGACTTCGCCCACGCGACCGCCGTCAGCCTGGCGCTGTTCGGCCTGAACTTCGCGCAGCTGGCGCTGGGCGTCCTGGGCGTGCTGGTCACCGCCGGCGAGTACTCCACCGGAATGATCCGCTCGACGCTGGCCGCGGTCCCACGCCGCCTCCCGGTGCTGTGGTCCAAGTCGGCGGTGTTCGGCCTGGTCGCCCTGGTGGCCGGCCTCGTCGGCGCGTTCATCACCTTCGTGATCGCCGGCGGCATCGTCTCCGGTACGCCCGCGGCGATGACGCTCGCGGACGCGGGCGTGGTGCGCAGCCTGTTGGGCGCGGGCCTCTACCTGGGCCTGGTCGGCGTGATCGGGACCGCACTGGGCGCGCTGCTGCGCTCGGTCGCGGGCGGCATCGCGATGCTGGTCGGGGCCCTGATGCTGATCCCCGGCCTGATGTCGCTGCTCCCGGCGAGCTGGCAGAACAACATCGGCCCGTACCTGCCCAGCAACGCCGGCCAGGCCATGTTCGCCCTGACCCACGACAGCACCTCGTTGTCACCCACGGCCGGGCTGGTCGTGTCCCTGGGCTGGACCGTGCTGGCACTGGCCGGGGCGGCCTACCGGCTCAAGCGGACCGACGCCTGA
- a CDS encoding sensor histidine kinase, which yields MRTDDTAEAVLPLLGHPLFTRVARIGRRLRRADRDHPWLLDAAVVAVVVLLFGVPDFVRWDGDGPGDGPPITFVQLPTVAMLAMQAGLILPLLWRRRAPYAAFAVIAAVFLLQWTLGAFLRADVALLVALYSVTLHGRFRYLPWACAAAAGLLVPVAVRVSAVVSVWGALFFLVGTATAAVALGFAVRIRRAQLANLRDRALRLEIERDQRSKLAAVTERTRVAREMHDIIGHNLSVIITLADGGAYAAEATPERSREALRLVGEAGRQALGELRRMLGVLREQATAPELHPQPRIADIEALCGRLGAAGPEVVYRSGGELESLDHAVQLMAYRIVQEALTNSLKHAGSGTRIQVALTVEGAQLRIHVHDTGRPGGTGEPSPGEGHGLAGMRERAALYGGTVTAGPEPGGGWSVRAVLDVTPISGGAA from the coding sequence GTGCGCACCGACGACACCGCCGAAGCCGTCCTGCCGCTGCTCGGGCATCCGCTGTTCACGCGGGTGGCCCGGATCGGCAGGCGGCTGCGGCGGGCCGACCGGGACCACCCGTGGCTGCTGGACGCCGCCGTGGTCGCCGTGGTCGTCCTGCTGTTCGGCGTGCCGGACTTCGTGCGCTGGGACGGCGACGGCCCCGGCGACGGCCCGCCGATCACGTTCGTGCAGCTCCCGACGGTTGCCATGCTGGCCATGCAGGCCGGGCTGATCCTGCCGCTGCTGTGGCGGCGGCGGGCCCCGTACGCGGCGTTCGCCGTGATCGCGGCGGTGTTCCTGCTGCAGTGGACACTGGGGGCGTTCCTGCGGGCCGACGTCGCCCTGCTCGTCGCCCTGTACAGCGTCACCCTGCACGGCCGCTTCCGGTACCTGCCGTGGGCCTGCGCGGCCGCGGCAGGCCTGCTCGTCCCGGTGGCGGTGCGCGTCTCGGCCGTGGTGTCCGTCTGGGGAGCGCTGTTCTTCCTGGTCGGCACCGCGACCGCGGCCGTCGCCCTCGGGTTCGCGGTGCGGATCCGGCGGGCCCAGCTCGCCAACCTGCGCGACCGTGCCCTCCGCCTGGAGATCGAACGGGACCAGCGCAGCAAGCTCGCCGCGGTCACCGAACGCACGCGCGTGGCCCGGGAGATGCACGACATCATCGGCCACAACCTGTCGGTGATCATCACGCTGGCCGACGGCGGGGCGTACGCGGCCGAGGCCACCCCCGAACGCAGCCGGGAGGCGCTCCGGCTCGTCGGGGAGGCCGGCCGCCAGGCCCTGGGCGAGCTGCGGCGCATGCTCGGCGTCCTGCGCGAGCAGGCCACCGCGCCCGAACTCCATCCCCAGCCCCGCATCGCCGACATCGAGGCGTTGTGCGGCAGGCTGGGCGCGGCCGGCCCCGAGGTCGTCTACCGTTCGGGCGGCGAGCTGGAGTCCCTGGACCACGCAGTGCAGCTGATGGCGTACCGCATCGTCCAGGAGGCGCTCACCAACAGCCTGAAGCACGCCGGCTCCGGCACCCGGATCCAGGTCGCGCTCACCGTGGAAGGCGCGCAGCTGCGGATCCACGTCCACGACACCGGACGGCCCGGCGGCACCGGCGAGCCGTCGCCCGGTGAAGGGCACGGGCTCGCCGGCATGCGGGAACGCGCGGCGCTCTACGGCGGAACCGTCACCGCGGGGCCCGAGCCCGGCGGCGGCTGGAGCGTGCGGGCCGTCCTCGACGTCACCCCGATCTCGGGCGGTGCGGCATGA